The following coding sequences are from one Pusillimonas sp. DMV24BSW_D window:
- a CDS encoding FAD-binding oxidoreductase: MDQLGELAALVGTANVITGNDAQGYLTDWRGRYSGSALAVVRPGSTQEVADVVKWCARHQVPIVPQGGNTGLCGAATPDDSGRALVLSLGRLNSVREIDTDNDTMVVEAGCILQTVQQTARDVDRLFPLSLAAEGSCTIGGNLACNAGGTQVLRYGNARDLVLGLEVVTAQGEIWHGLRGLRKDNTGYDLRDLFIGSEGTLGIITAATLKLFPLPVAQCTALVALQSVEAAVSLLSIARKGFGPALTGFELIAGNCLNLVTHHFPQQRMPFDGPSAALPWYALLELSDSESADHARERFETVVGDAIEAEVVVDAVIAENISQSKALWHLRESIPLAEKEQGKSIKHDVSVPVSSMADFVRTTNEAIQARFPGLEHVIFGHLGDGNLHYNIARGTAFSEDDLLDRQEAIYDIVHRSVHHYHGSISAEHGVGQLKRDLLDQFKDPVEMKLMRLLKQTLDPHGIMNPGKVVTPDAG; this comes from the coding sequence ATGGATCAGCTAGGTGAATTAGCGGCTTTGGTGGGCACCGCCAATGTTATTACGGGTAACGACGCGCAAGGTTACCTTACCGATTGGCGCGGCCGTTATTCCGGTTCGGCGCTGGCAGTTGTGCGCCCCGGCTCTACCCAGGAAGTGGCCGATGTCGTGAAATGGTGTGCGCGCCATCAGGTGCCGATCGTGCCGCAAGGCGGAAACACCGGTTTGTGTGGCGCAGCCACGCCGGATGACTCCGGGCGTGCGTTGGTATTGTCGTTGGGTCGGCTGAACTCGGTGCGCGAAATTGATACCGACAACGACACCATGGTGGTGGAAGCCGGCTGCATTTTGCAAACAGTTCAGCAGACGGCACGTGATGTTGATCGTCTGTTTCCCTTGTCTTTGGCGGCAGAGGGCAGTTGCACGATTGGCGGCAATTTGGCGTGTAATGCGGGCGGAACCCAAGTGTTGCGCTACGGTAATGCCCGTGATTTGGTTCTGGGTCTGGAGGTCGTAACGGCACAGGGCGAAATATGGCATGGTTTGCGCGGTTTGCGTAAAGACAATACCGGCTATGACTTGCGCGATTTGTTCATTGGCAGTGAGGGCACCTTGGGCATTATTACGGCAGCCACATTAAAGCTGTTTCCATTGCCTGTTGCGCAGTGTACGGCGCTGGTTGCGTTGCAAAGTGTGGAAGCGGCAGTCAGCCTTTTGTCGATTGCGCGCAAGGGGTTTGGCCCGGCTTTAACCGGTTTTGAACTGATTGCAGGTAATTGTTTGAATTTGGTTACACACCACTTCCCGCAGCAAAGAATGCCTTTCGATGGCCCGTCGGCAGCGCTGCCCTGGTATGCCTTGCTTGAGCTCTCCGACAGCGAAAGCGCCGATCACGCTCGCGAGCGGTTTGAAACGGTTGTTGGCGATGCAATTGAGGCGGAAGTGGTGGTCGACGCGGTTATTGCTGAAAATATCTCACAAAGCAAGGCATTGTGGCATTTGCGTGAAAGCATCCCTTTGGCGGAAAAAGAGCAGGGCAAAAGCATTAAGCACGACGTATCGGTTCCGGTGTCGTCAATGGCCGATTTCGTACGCACCACCAACGAGGCGATTCAGGCGCGTTTCCCGGGTCTGGAACACGTTATTTTCGGCCATTTGGGCGACGGTAATCTGCATTACAACATCGCACGCGGAACGGCGTTTTCAGAGGACGATTTGTTAGACCGGCAAGAGGCGATTTACGACATTGTTCACCGCAGCGTCCATCATTATCATGGGTCGATTAGTGCGGAGCACGGGGTTGGGCAGT
- a CDS encoding phosphomannomutase/phosphoglucomutase — protein MSISDTVFKAYDIRGTVPEQIHEDFAYALGLALAEMATQAKVDTLVVGYDGRLSSPALSQALQKGLTDSGINTVDLGCVPTPLVYFAAHTLGTGSGVAITGSHNPSNYNGFKMMMAGKTLFGEQIQTLKGLIQQAQTAKGPGVESRPCKGSTKIYSPVADYIKRIVSDIKLKRPMKIAIDCGNGVGGVAAPALFRALGCEVIELFCEVDGRFPNHHPDPADPENLQDLIRTVQETECELGLAFDGDADRLGVVTKSGEIIWPDRQLILYARDVLSREPGATIIFDVKCSRHVGKAILDAGGTPLMWQTGHSMIKAKLQETGAPLAGEMSGHTFFKERWFGFDDGLYTGARLLEIVSASHNPSELLEALPKGVSTPELKLHMQEGEPHILIAKLQAQGQFDTATDIIKIDGVRAEYEDGFGLARASNTTPVVVLRFEGDNEEALERIQAEFRRALQKLAPAAQLPF, from the coding sequence ATGTCTATTTCCGACACCGTTTTTAAAGCCTACGATATCCGTGGCACTGTGCCCGAACAAATCCATGAAGACTTTGCCTATGCGCTCGGCTTAGCCTTAGCCGAAATGGCCACGCAAGCCAAGGTTGATACACTGGTTGTGGGTTACGACGGGCGTCTGAGCAGTCCTGCGTTAAGCCAGGCACTGCAAAAAGGCCTTACAGACTCCGGTATCAACACCGTCGACCTGGGGTGCGTACCCACCCCCCTGGTTTATTTTGCCGCTCATACCCTGGGAACGGGGTCTGGCGTTGCCATTACGGGAAGCCATAACCCTTCGAACTACAACGGCTTCAAAATGATGATGGCCGGCAAAACGCTGTTTGGCGAACAGATTCAAACCTTGAAAGGTTTGATTCAGCAGGCCCAAACAGCCAAAGGGCCGGGCGTCGAATCACGGCCATGCAAAGGCAGTACGAAAATCTACTCGCCTGTGGCCGACTACATCAAACGCATTGTCAGCGATATAAAGCTCAAGCGGCCAATGAAAATTGCCATTGATTGCGGCAATGGCGTAGGGGGGGTCGCAGCACCCGCCCTGTTTCGCGCACTGGGATGTGAAGTAATCGAATTATTCTGCGAGGTGGATGGCCGGTTCCCCAATCATCATCCCGACCCTGCCGACCCAGAAAACCTTCAGGACCTGATTCGCACTGTACAAGAGACAGAATGCGAATTGGGGCTGGCCTTCGATGGCGACGCCGACCGTTTAGGCGTTGTGACCAAATCGGGGGAAATCATCTGGCCGGACCGTCAATTGATTTTATACGCCCGTGATGTTTTATCCCGCGAACCCGGGGCAACCATTATTTTCGACGTGAAATGCAGTCGCCATGTCGGTAAGGCCATTCTTGACGCAGGCGGTACCCCCTTGATGTGGCAAACCGGGCACTCCATGATTAAGGCAAAACTGCAGGAAACGGGGGCTCCGCTAGCCGGTGAGATGAGCGGCCACACGTTCTTCAAAGAGCGTTGGTTCGGCTTTGACGACGGCCTTTACACAGGGGCGCGTTTATTGGAAATTGTGTCCGCATCACACAACCCTTCTGAATTACTCGAAGCACTTCCAAAAGGCGTATCCACGCCGGAGCTGAAGCTGCACATGCAGGAAGGTGAACCGCACATCCTGATTGCAAAACTGCAAGCCCAAGGGCAATTTGACACCGCAACTGACATCATCAAAATCGACGGAGTTCGGGCTGAATACGAAGATGGCTTCGGTTTGGCAAGGGCATCCAATACCACGCCCGTGGTTGTACTGCGGTTTGAAGGTGACAACGAAGAAGCGCTGGAACGCATTCAGGCAGAGTTTCGCCGCGCATTGCAAAAACTGGCCCCCGCTGCGCAACTCCCTTTCTGA
- a CDS encoding glycosyltransferase family 4 protein, producing MAGGRRLLMVVNNPAFIMSHRLPIIQAARTAGYDVHLATMDGPAVASLRALGFTHHVVPMNRSGRNPVKEIYTVYSLWRLFRRLRPAIVHTVTIKPVLYGGIAARLARVPGFVAAISGLGFVFTGAGVKARSLRLVATLLYRVALGHGNSRIIFQNPDDSRLMQKFGAVRESQVVMIRGSGVDMQAWPVEPEPPGPPVALMVSRLLKDKGVEEFVEAARLSQTHPLGVQWKIAGSLDPGNPASISPETLAQWRAEGVVTFLGECDNIAGQYAQSHIAVLASYREGLPKSLIEAAASGRAVVTTDVPGCRDAIVPNETGLLVPVQDAPALAAAVQRLAENKALRQAMGQAGRRFAERVFDIREVQRLHLETYAALLARKRHTQPKRIEPRLPESE from the coding sequence TTGGCCGGTGGCCGCCGCTTACTGATGGTGGTGAATAATCCGGCTTTTATCATGTCGCATCGTCTGCCCATTATTCAGGCCGCCCGCACCGCCGGCTACGATGTTCATTTGGCGACAATGGATGGGCCGGCAGTGGCGTCGTTGCGGGCGTTGGGCTTTACACATCATGTCGTGCCCATGAACCGTAGCGGCCGCAACCCCGTTAAAGAGATTTATACCGTTTATTCATTGTGGCGTCTGTTTCGTCGTCTGCGTCCAGCCATTGTGCATACCGTCACCATTAAGCCTGTGTTGTACGGTGGTATTGCCGCGCGGCTGGCCCGCGTTCCCGGTTTTGTGGCGGCGATTTCCGGTCTTGGGTTTGTGTTTACCGGTGCCGGCGTCAAGGCGCGGTCGCTACGCCTGGTGGCCACGCTGCTTTATCGAGTCGCTCTGGGGCATGGCAACAGTCGAATTATTTTTCAGAATCCCGATGACAGCCGTTTAATGCAAAAGTTTGGTGCCGTTCGCGAATCGCAAGTCGTCATGATTCGGGGTTCAGGCGTTGATATGCAGGCGTGGCCAGTCGAGCCCGAGCCGCCGGGGCCGCCTGTTGCGCTGATGGTCTCGCGCCTTCTGAAAGATAAAGGCGTTGAAGAGTTCGTGGAAGCCGCGCGGCTTTCCCAAACTCATCCATTAGGTGTGCAATGGAAAATAGCCGGAAGCCTCGACCCAGGCAACCCGGCCAGCATTTCCCCCGAAACCCTGGCTCAGTGGCGCGCAGAAGGGGTGGTAACTTTTCTGGGTGAGTGCGACAACATTGCAGGGCAATATGCGCAGTCACATATTGCCGTGCTTGCTTCGTATCGCGAAGGGCTTCCCAAATCGCTGATCGAAGCTGCGGCTTCCGGGCGGGCGGTTGTCACAACCGATGTTCCCGGTTGTCGTGACGCGATTGTGCCGAACGAAACGGGGCTTTTGGTGCCGGTACAAGACGCACCGGCGCTTGCGGCTGCCGTTCAAAGGTTGGCTGAAAATAAGGCGTTACGGCAGGCCATGGGTCAGGCCGGCCGGCGGTTTGCCGAGCGTGTATTTGATATTCGCGAAGTGCAACGTCTTCATTTGGAGACTTATGCGGCGCTGCTTGCGCGTAAGCGGCATACCCAGCCCAAACGCATCGAACCCCGTTTGCCTGAGTCTGAATAG
- a CDS encoding glycosyltransferase family 4 protein encodes MNILFFVSSLNAGGAERVAVTLASAWAGQGHRVTLVPTYGKKSESFYELGPDVRVHWLIDTIVGSVLYRRARYVGKLLALRKTICREQPDVVVSFLTNVNVTVLAASIGLNVPVVVCERTNPSASRHSRGALHALRKVLYPRASAICVQTSAAQVYFQARLGQNLPLFVIPNPLPDDLGGGSRASLNADAMGRYRLVALGRLVPEKQFSHLIRVFAGLAKQFPDWDLWIYGDGPERTQLESLIQQFDLHQRIFLPGTTTNPWNVLREGSLFAMTSRVEGFPNVLLEAMGCGLPCIAYDCPSGPSELMEGGRAGVLVPLNDEQGYASALGALMANPGTRRQLGQLALQRVLQRFSLPVVLTQWSQMFSKVGVRHD; translated from the coding sequence ATGAATATCCTGTTTTTTGTCAGTTCGCTGAATGCAGGTGGGGCGGAGCGGGTGGCCGTGACCCTGGCAAGCGCCTGGGCAGGTCAAGGCCATCGGGTAACGCTGGTGCCTACATATGGGAAAAAGTCGGAAAGTTTTTATGAGCTTGGCCCCGATGTGCGAGTGCATTGGCTTATTGACACCATTGTCGGGTCGGTGCTTTATCGGCGGGCGCGGTATGTGGGAAAGTTGTTGGCGCTGCGAAAGACAATCTGTCGTGAGCAACCAGACGTCGTGGTGTCTTTTCTAACCAATGTCAATGTCACCGTGTTGGCGGCATCCATTGGTTTGAACGTACCCGTGGTGGTTTGCGAGCGTACCAACCCATCGGCCAGTCGTCATAGTCGCGGTGCGTTGCACGCTTTGCGAAAGGTACTTTATCCGCGGGCCAGTGCAATATGTGTGCAAACGTCCGCTGCACAAGTTTATTTTCAGGCAAGGCTGGGCCAAAATCTTCCTTTGTTTGTTATTCCCAATCCGTTGCCGGACGATCTGGGGGGCGGCTCACGTGCATCGTTAAACGCCGACGCCATGGGGCGTTATCGTCTGGTTGCTTTGGGGCGTTTGGTTCCCGAGAAACAGTTTTCGCATCTAATACGTGTCTTTGCCGGGTTGGCCAAGCAGTTTCCGGACTGGGATTTATGGATTTACGGTGACGGGCCGGAACGGACACAGCTTGAATCCTTAATTCAGCAGTTTGACTTACACCAACGCATATTCTTGCCGGGCACAACGACGAATCCTTGGAATGTTTTGCGTGAAGGCAGTTTGTTCGCCATGACGTCTCGTGTTGAGGGGTTCCCCAATGTCCTGCTTGAGGCAATGGGCTGCGGCTTGCCCTGCATTGCATACGACTGCCCTAGTGGGCCTTCAGAGCTCATGGAGGGCGGTCGCGCGGGGGTATTGGTGCCGCTGAACGATGAACAAGGTTATGCGTCTGCGCTGGGGGCTTTAATGGCCAACCCAGGGACGCGTCGGCAGTTGGGCCAACTGGCGTTGCAACGTGTTCTGCAGCGATTCAGCCTGCCGGTTGTCTTAACGCAGTGGAGCCAAATGTTTTCCAAGGTAGGGGTGCGTCATGATTAA
- the asnB gene encoding asparagine synthase (glutamine-hydrolyzing) — MCGIVGVWGGIPDKMAVLARSRAAMRHRGPDDEGFWEDTENDLGLAHVRLSVLDVSRAGHQPMVSACGRYVLVLNGEIYNHLALRELLTVQGQAPDWRGHSDTETLLAAMVAWGLEATLKSAVGMFALALWDRNECALYLARDRMGEKPLYYGFTGSTLFFASELKALHPIQGVDWAINRDAVALMMRHNYIPAPHSIHQNVRKLMPGTYLRYTHDTLSNQFDQQAVSYWSSYEVALEGVKQPLAFSRDEDALDALDGVLATSIRGQMMSDVPLGAFLSGGIDSSLVVAMMQSQCADPVNTFSIGFNEPRFNEAEHARAVAEHLGTRHTELYVSAHDAMSVLPGLPEIHDEPFADASQIPTCLLMRLARQHVTVSLSGDGGDELFGGYSRYQRAMSWWDRRASLPNSLSQAVGRVSGGAARWMPGASRSQRLAKLGHILTASGAGPFYQQFVSYQGDPASFVVGSNLPPTPFDKATNLAFFDHITWLDAVTYLPDDILVKVDRAAMAVSLETRVPMLDHRVYAFARRLPQQYKIRDGQGKWLLRQLLHRYVPPALVDRPKKGFSVPLGEWLRDPLREWAASLLDPVQLKHDGLFDADRVQQEWRRHLSGREDRSGQLWGILMTQAWLAHYRDKGLSGL; from the coding sequence ATGTGCGGAATCGTAGGAGTTTGGGGCGGTATTCCCGACAAAATGGCGGTACTGGCGCGCAGTCGCGCAGCGATGCGTCATAGAGGGCCGGATGACGAAGGGTTCTGGGAGGATACTGAAAACGATCTGGGCCTGGCGCATGTTCGCTTGTCCGTGCTGGATGTCTCGCGTGCCGGGCACCAACCCATGGTTTCCGCGTGTGGGCGATATGTACTCGTGCTGAACGGGGAAATATACAACCACCTGGCATTGCGTGAGTTGTTAACGGTTCAGGGGCAGGCGCCCGATTGGCGAGGCCACTCTGATACAGAAACCTTATTGGCCGCCATGGTCGCATGGGGCCTTGAGGCAACATTGAAATCCGCCGTAGGCATGTTTGCCCTGGCTTTGTGGGATCGCAACGAGTGTGCGTTGTATTTGGCTCGGGACCGGATGGGAGAGAAGCCGCTGTATTACGGGTTTACAGGTTCAACTTTGTTTTTTGCATCGGAATTGAAAGCACTGCATCCGATTCAGGGGGTTGATTGGGCCATTAACCGGGACGCGGTGGCATTAATGATGCGGCACAACTATATTCCGGCGCCGCATTCCATTCATCAGAATGTGCGAAAACTCATGCCGGGCACCTATTTGCGCTATACGCACGACACCCTTTCAAATCAGTTCGATCAACAGGCAGTATCGTACTGGTCTTCCTACGAGGTTGCGCTTGAAGGTGTGAAGCAACCCCTTGCCTTTAGTCGCGATGAAGATGCCCTGGATGCGCTCGACGGCGTACTCGCTACATCGATCAGGGGTCAAATGATGTCCGATGTGCCGCTGGGCGCGTTTTTGTCGGGCGGCATCGATTCCTCGCTCGTGGTGGCAATGATGCAATCGCAATGCGCAGATCCGGTCAATACTTTTTCCATCGGCTTTAATGAACCCCGTTTTAACGAGGCCGAGCATGCCCGCGCCGTGGCGGAACATTTGGGCACCCGGCATACCGAGTTGTACGTGTCGGCGCACGACGCCATGTCCGTCCTTCCAGGCTTGCCGGAAATCCACGACGAGCCGTTTGCCGATGCGTCGCAAATTCCCACCTGCTTGTTAATGCGGTTGGCACGTCAGCATGTCACGGTGTCGTTATCTGGTGACGGGGGCGATGAGTTGTTCGGGGGGTATAGCCGTTATCAACGGGCGATGTCGTGGTGGGATCGCCGCGCATCGCTTCCAAATTCGCTTAGCCAGGCGGTGGGCCGTGTTTCGGGCGGTGCTGCGCGCTGGATGCCTGGGGCGAGCCGGTCGCAACGTCTGGCAAAACTGGGGCACATTCTTACGGCGTCGGGTGCGGGGCCGTTTTACCAGCAGTTCGTGTCGTATCAGGGCGATCCGGCTTCATTTGTAGTGGGTTCAAATCTGCCACCCACACCGTTTGATAAAGCGACGAATCTTGCATTTTTTGACCATATCACCTGGCTTGATGCGGTAACGTATTTGCCCGACGATATTCTGGTTAAAGTCGATCGTGCCGCGATGGCCGTTAGCCTGGAAACGCGGGTGCCGATGCTGGATCACCGCGTTTACGCTTTTGCCCGGCGTTTACCGCAGCAGTACAAGATTCGCGATGGCCAGGGAAAATGGTTATTACGCCAATTATTGCATCGTTATGTGCCACCCGCGTTGGTCGATCGGCCCAAAAAGGGCTTTAGTGTTCCGTTGGGAGAATGGTTGCGTGACCCCCTTAGGGAGTGGGCCGCTTCTTTGTTGGATCCCGTTCAATTGAAGCACGATGGTTTGTTTGATGCCGATCGTGTTCAGCAGGAATGGCGACGACATTTGTCTGGTCGGGAAGATCGCAGCGGCCAATTGTGGGGAATCCTCATGACACAAGCCTGGCTGGCGCATTATCGCGATAAAGGGTTAAGCGGTTTGTGA
- a CDS encoding glycosyltransferase family 4 protein: MIVIHSLHGGGAERVTVDLSEFWRARGYEVTVVTQAGPEHDAYQLHADVRREVLGTAGASGNKLKALYSNLRRLWRLRRLIRKYQPTIVLGMMTTSSVLAILAARGQSCRVIATEHTHPPFQDLPSAWKKMRKKAYPQAYKVVALTSDTARWIKESIPGSQVCVIPNAVVWPLAKTDPVVEPPPRGTRKRLLAVGRLHSHKGFDLLLTAFASIQSYFPDWDLVILGEGPDREALQGQVQQLGLDERVAMPGRVGNVGQWYQSSDLYVLSSRVEGLSNTLLESMASGLPVVAFDCDTGPREIVRHGIDGALVSPPEDVDALAAHLSDLMAHPDKRRTLAMRAVDVRDRFSSVRVMALWRQVFEGGNTPEQNKGSSSCAES; this comes from the coding sequence ATGATTGTGATTCACTCGCTGCATGGCGGTGGTGCCGAGCGCGTGACAGTTGATTTAAGCGAGTTTTGGCGCGCCCGAGGCTACGAAGTAACGGTTGTCACGCAAGCCGGCCCCGAACACGATGCTTACCAGCTTCACGCCGACGTGCGCCGCGAAGTATTGGGTACAGCGGGGGCCAGCGGCAATAAATTGAAAGCGCTTTACTCGAATTTACGTCGTTTATGGCGTTTGCGGCGGCTGATCCGAAAGTATCAACCGACCATTGTTCTGGGCATGATGACAACGTCCTCGGTGCTCGCCATATTGGCGGCCCGAGGTCAATCATGTCGTGTGATCGCAACCGAACACACGCATCCGCCGTTTCAGGACCTGCCGTCGGCGTGGAAAAAAATGCGCAAGAAAGCGTATCCGCAAGCGTATAAAGTGGTGGCGCTCACCTCGGATACCGCCCGGTGGATTAAAGAAAGTATTCCCGGCAGCCAGGTTTGCGTCATACCGAATGCCGTCGTCTGGCCGCTTGCGAAAACCGATCCCGTTGTCGAGCCGCCTCCGCGCGGAACGCGCAAACGATTGCTGGCAGTGGGGCGCTTGCATTCGCACAAAGGTTTTGATCTTCTCCTGACCGCTTTTGCGTCGATTCAGTCATACTTCCCGGATTGGGATCTTGTGATTCTGGGCGAAGGTCCCGACCGGGAGGCGCTTCAGGGACAAGTGCAACAGCTGGGCTTGGATGAGCGCGTTGCCATGCCGGGTCGGGTCGGTAATGTGGGACAGTGGTATCAGTCGTCTGACCTTTATGTGCTTAGTTCACGCGTTGAGGGCCTGTCTAATACCCTGCTCGAATCAATGGCAAGCGGCCTGCCGGTTGTTGCGTTCGATTGCGATACGGGGCCGCGTGAAATTGTGCGTCACGGGATTGACGGCGCATTGGTGAGTCCGCCGGAAGATGTCGATGCCCTGGCCGCACATCTTTCCGATTTAATGGCGCATCCCGATAAGCGCAGAACGTTGGCCATGCGCGCGGTGGATGTGCGTGACCGGTTTTCGTCGGTCAGGGTCATGGCCTTGTGGCGACAAGTATTTGAAGGGGGCAATACCCCGGAGCAAAACAAAGGAAGCAGTTCATGTGCGGAATCGTAG
- the murJ gene encoding murein biosynthesis integral membrane protein MurJ — protein sequence MKIIRDRLTRLGSDHKRIARGAMRVAFFLLLGKFVGAFKEMAVAYRYGISDVVDAYQFTLTMAGWLPVTAIGVLSVVLIPVLVKLKRQSQQTRERFLQELFGVTLTVGALLAVGLYFAWSWVLEWVGADLTANTRAMSQELMLAFAPVALLTLVAGVSSARLRAHERHINTLLDSIPALLILVWVMLAATAADVGPLLWGTLVGYMIQSAWLLWLASRADNVGVTPRLGFQSPYWPQLVAAAGIMLVGQVAMSIVGPLDQYTAAELGRNANATLGYANRILALLLGLGAVSVGRAALPVLSDIHSRGDAAQGRRMALKWSVLMLGMGMAAALVGWLLAPWGVSLLFERGAFTAQDTLRVAGVFRWGLLQMPFYFGVLVLVQLLASQNRYRIMAVIALGNFALKALLNPLLGSAMGLQGVMLATACMYALSYGCYVLAALKPVASEAASGPAQ from the coding sequence TTGAAAATCATTCGTGACCGCCTGACCCGCCTGGGATCCGACCATAAGCGCATTGCGCGGGGTGCCATGCGGGTCGCCTTCTTTCTGCTGCTGGGTAAGTTCGTCGGTGCATTCAAGGAAATGGCCGTAGCGTACCGCTATGGTATTTCCGACGTGGTGGATGCTTACCAGTTCACGCTCACCATGGCAGGGTGGTTGCCGGTTACCGCCATTGGTGTTCTTTCGGTGGTTTTGATTCCGGTTTTGGTGAAGTTAAAGCGCCAGTCGCAGCAAACGCGCGAGCGCTTCTTGCAGGAACTGTTCGGCGTTACGTTAACCGTTGGGGCCTTGTTGGCAGTAGGGTTGTATTTTGCCTGGTCCTGGGTGCTCGAATGGGTGGGTGCCGACTTAACGGCCAATACGCGGGCGATGAGTCAGGAGCTTATGCTGGCGTTCGCTCCCGTGGCCTTGCTAACGCTGGTGGCCGGTGTCAGTTCTGCGCGGTTGCGGGCGCACGAGCGGCATATCAATACGCTGCTCGACAGTATTCCGGCTTTGCTGATTTTGGTTTGGGTCATGTTGGCGGCAACGGCGGCCGATGTTGGGCCTTTGCTTTGGGGTACGTTAGTTGGTTACATGATTCAGTCGGCCTGGTTGTTGTGGCTGGCCTCGCGCGCCGATAACGTGGGCGTCACGCCCCGGTTGGGTTTTCAATCGCCTTATTGGCCTCAGTTGGTGGCTGCCGCGGGCATCATGCTGGTAGGGCAGGTTGCCATGAGCATCGTGGGGCCTTTGGATCAATATACTGCAGCCGAGTTAGGTCGCAATGCCAACGCCACGTTGGGTTATGCAAACCGCATTTTGGCGTTGTTGCTAGGTTTGGGCGCGGTGTCGGTTGGGCGTGCCGCCTTGCCTGTGCTGTCGGACATCCACAGTCGGGGTGATGCCGCACAGGGCCGGCGCATGGCTTTGAAATGGTCTGTTCTCATGCTGGGCATGGGTATGGCGGCTGCGCTGGTGGGATGGTTGCTTGCGCCGTGGGGTGTGAGTTTATTGTTCGAGCGTGGCGCTTTTACGGCACAAGACACCCTAAGGGTTGCGGGGGTGTTTCGTTGGGGCCTGCTGCAAATGCCGTTTTATTTCGGTGTTCTGGTGCTGGTTCAATTACTTGCCAGCCAGAATCGTTACCGCATTATGGCGGTCATTGCATTAGGGAATTTTGCGCTCAAGGCGTTATTGAACCCCTTACTGGGGTCAGCTATGGGCTTGCAGGGCGTGATGTTGGCAACAGCGTGTATGTATGCATTGTCATATGGTTGCTATGTTTTGGCTGCGCTCAAGCCTGTTGCAAGCGAAGCGGCGTCCGGCCCTGCGCAATAG
- a CDS encoding SDR family oxidoreductase, with amino-acid sequence MSERFQDVVKQFQHEPGVWLVTGCAGFIGSNLLEALLKMGQTVVGLDNFATGFRHNLDEVQRNVGDQAWGRFRFIEGDIRDPEHCRAAVQGVDYVLHQAALGSVPRSLNDPATTNAVNISGFLNMLIAARDAKVKSFVYAASSSTYGDHEALPKIEERIGQPLSPYAVTKYVNELYASVFARSYGFNSIGLRYFNVFGPRQTPDGAYAAVIPRWIGAMIRNEAVHINGDGETSRDFCFVDNVVQMNVLAAAASGDAVNQVYNVAFNARTSLNQLFDYLVTTLAKNGVSYDRRPEYGDFRAGDVRHSQADISKAGKLLGYEPQFSIIQGLEKAMPWYIQFLS; translated from the coding sequence ATGAGTGAACGCTTTCAAGATGTTGTTAAGCAGTTTCAACACGAGCCGGGTGTTTGGCTGGTAACCGGATGCGCGGGATTTATTGGGTCGAACCTGCTTGAGGCATTGCTGAAAATGGGTCAAACAGTCGTCGGCCTGGATAATTTCGCTACCGGCTTTCGACACAATCTTGATGAGGTGCAGCGAAACGTCGGTGACCAGGCATGGGGGCGTTTTCGCTTTATCGAGGGTGATATTCGCGATCCCGAGCATTGTCGCGCGGCGGTGCAGGGGGTGGATTATGTGTTGCATCAGGCGGCGCTGGGTTCGGTGCCGCGCTCCCTGAATGATCCGGCTACTACGAATGCCGTCAATATTTCCGGTTTTCTTAATATGTTGATCGCGGCGCGTGACGCCAAAGTAAAGTCTTTCGTGTATGCGGCCTCCAGTTCAACGTATGGTGACCACGAAGCATTGCCGAAGATCGAAGAGCGCATCGGCCAGCCGCTTTCCCCTTACGCGGTAACCAAATACGTGAACGAACTTTATGCCAGCGTTTTTGCGCGCTCATACGGTTTCAACAGTATTGGCTTGCGATACTTCAACGTTTTTGGCCCTCGCCAAACCCCGGATGGTGCTTATGCGGCCGTGATACCGCGCTGGATTGGTGCGATGATTCGTAATGAGGCCGTGCATATCAACGGGGATGGAGAAACCAGCCGCGACTTTTGCTTTGTAGACAATGTTGTGCAAATGAACGTGCTTGCTGCAGCCGCCTCAGGCGATGCCGTGAATCAGGTTTATAACGTGGCGTTTAACGCACGTACCAGCCTGAATCAGTTGTTTGATTACCTGGTCACAACGCTTGCCAAGAACGGGGTTTCATATGATCGCCGCCCCGAATATGGCGATTTCCGGGCCGGTGATGTGCGTCATTCACAGGCCGACATCAGTAAAGCCGGGAAGCTGTTGGGGTATGAGCCGCAGTTCAGCATTATTCAGGGGCTTGAAAAAGCCATGCCTTGGTACATTCAGTTTTTAAGTTAA